GATCTGTGGAGCCGGCACGCTCTTTTTTCTATGGCGGATGCCTCTAAAGACTCGCTGGGTCAGCCCCGGCGGCTGGACCCTCTGCTCCGTTCGCTGGGCTGGGATTCAGCTCCGCGAGCAACGATGCCAGCTTGGAGCGCACCTCGGATCCTTCGTCGGTCAGCCCGAGGGCCTCCCGAGCCGTCGAGACGGCTTGGCTGTGGTCCCCCGTTTGTTCTTGGGCGCGCGCCAGGATCATCAGCGCCTCGGCGTCGCCACGGTCCGTTGCGTCCACGGCCTGACGGGCTACGGAGAGGGCTTGGGTGGGGTCTTGCAGCTTGGGAACTGCTGCCGTGAGCAGGAGGTTCGCGTAGTCGATGCGATCCCGAGTCCTGGCGGTGGGTCCTTCGCAGACTCGCCGGAGAGTCTCTGCATAGCGCTCCAAGAAGTCTGCGTGCCGCTCCTCATCTCCCGTCCGCTGGTAGAGAATCACCAGATTCTGCAGTCCTTCGACGGTGCTGGGGTGGAGCTCGCCGAGGGCTCGGCGCTTGATCTCGAAGTTCTCCAGCAGAAGCTCTTCGGCCGCCGAGTACCGCTCCTGCTGCAGGTAGAGCCAGCCGAGGTTGTTGGCCATCACCAGGGTTTCCGGATGCTCTGCGCCCATGACCCGGCGCATCGGCCCGAGGGCTTCCTCGAGAAGCTCTTCGGCCTCGCCGTTGCGACCCCAGCCGAGGTAGAGGGCGGCGAATCTGGAGATCGCGTTGAGGGTTCGCGGATGCTCGGGACCATAGTGCTCCCGGTTGATGGCCAGGACCTCTCGATGGATATCTTCGGCTTCCTCCCAGCGTTCGAGGAAGCGGTAGACGATGGCGAGGTTTCCCAGGACCCGCATGGTCTCGGGATCCTGCCGGCCGGCGAGCCTCGTCCTCGCTTCGAGGACTCTCTGGTAGAGCTCTTCGGCGCGCTCGTAGTCGCCCGCCTGGTACTGCACGACGGCCAGGTCCTCGAGGGCGCCGAGACTCACGGAGTCGGCGGTTTCCGGTCCGGGAGGGGCGTGGCGCAGAGCCTTTTCCAGCGCGTCCTCGGCCTCGTCGAGGCGCCCGTCCGCTCGGTACAGTCGCCCCAGGCGCAGGTACAGGCCGCGGGTTTTCGCATCCGCCGGCCCCAGATGTTCCTCGAAGAGGCTACGGGCGCGGAGGAGGTGGGGTTCGCCGGCGTCGAAGACCCCGAGGAGGCTGTAGGTCTGCCCGATGGTCTGGCGCAGCGAAGCTTCCACCAGGGGCTGATCGGGGAATTGTCCTTCGATGCGCTGAGCCGCCGTGTCCAGCACCTCCCGCACCGACACATCGATGCCCTGCCGTTCCGGCGCCACCGCGGCGAGAAGGTCGTCGTTGAGAAAGCGGTTGACCTCCTCGGCGACGGCGGCACTGACTTTCGCCCGCTCCGCTTCCTGCCGGGCCCGGACGAGGCCGATGGAGGTTCCGAGGGTGCCGATGAGCAGGGCGAGAAGGGCCAGCCCGGCGGCGGTCAGCATCAGGCTGTGGCGCCGGACGAAGCGGCCGATGCGATAGGAGGTGCTAGGGGGCCGGGCCAGGACGGCTTCCCGGGCACGGTAGCGTTGGATGTCCGCCGCTAGCTCAGAGGCGGTGGCATAGCGTCGGCCCCGGTCCTTCGCCAGGGCTTTCATGATGATCCAATCGAGGTCACCGCGGAGCGTGCGGAAGAGCGTCTCGGTGTCGGCCCGACGGCGCTGAGCTCGAGCGAAGGCTGCCTCCTCGCCCTCCCGGACCCGTGCGCTCGGCGGCTTCGGATCCCGTTCGACCAGGATCTGCTGGATCTCCGCGAAGGCCTTTTTCCGGAAGTTGAACGGTCGCAGCCCGGTGAGCAGCTCGTAGAGGACCGCTCCCAGGGAGTAGACGTCGGAGCGGGTGTCGACATCGAGGGCGCTGGTCTCGGCCTGCTCCGGACTCATGTAATCCGGTGTTCCGATGATTTTTCCGACGCGGGTGTGCAGCGTGATGTCGCTGAGCCGCTGGTGCAGGGCCTTGGCGATACCGAAGTCGATGACCTTGGGAGTCGCCTTGCCGTCCACCTCTTCCACCAGGAGGTTGGTGGGTTTGATGTCACGGTGGATCACGCCCTTCTGGTGAGCGTGCTGAACCGCCAGGCAGATATCGACAAAGAGCGCGAGTCTCTCGTCGATGGAGAGCTGCCGCCGGTCGCAATATTCGAGCAGCTGAACGCCCCGGACATACTCCATGACGAAGTAGGGGCGACCGTCCCCGGTGGATCCGGCATCGAGGATGCGGGCGATATTCGGGTGGTTCATCAAGGCCAGAGCCTGGCGCTCCGCGTGGAAGCGTCCCAGGAGCTCTTTGCTGTCCATCCCCGCTTTGATCAGCTTGAGGGCGACCCGGCGGCGGACCGGTTCCGTCTGCTCGGCGATGTAGACGACTCCCATGCCCCCTTCGCCCAAGGGCTCCAGAAGGCGATAGGGGCCTACATGCTCACGCTCCTTCGGCAGGGGAGCGGGCCGCTCCAACGGCATCGCGACCAGCTCCGTGCGGTCATGGGCCAGCAACAAGGCCCGAACTCTCTTCTCGAGCTCGGGCCTTTCTTCTCCAATCTCTTGGAGGTAGGCATCCCGCTCCTCCCCGACGATCTGCAGGGCGGCCTCGAAGACCTCGCGCTCTGAGAGATTTGGCGAATTGTCCATGACTCCGAAGACATTACCCCAAAAGCCGGTTTTCCGGGGGCGCTCTCCGTTGGGCTTCTCGTGGTCTGCCTCGCAGCAGGGTTCTTCTTGTGAGCCTGGGTAGCTAGAGCAGGATTGAGGCCGATCCATCCTCTTGCAGCTTGGGTAGAGCCGGTCGGCAAGCGTATCGAGCAGTTGACCGGTTGTGATTCATTAGGCTACAGTTGAAATGCAATCGGCAGAGCTGCCTCTTGCGGCTCGACTTGACCGGTTGCCTTTCTACCCGCTCTTGCAGCGGGTTTTCGCTTTTTAGGGGGCAACTTATGTACCTTCTATACCTTGATGAGTCAGGTAATGAGGCAGATCCGTCGGATCGATATTTCGTTCTAGGAGGCTTATCACTCTTTGAGCGGCAGACTTTCTTCTTGGCTGAGGCTGTGGAGGCTGTTCAGAAGAAGTACTTCCCTGGGGTTCAGCCATTGACCTTTCATGCTTCGGAGATCCGCAGTGGCCGAGGTTTTTGGAGGAAAGTGCCTGACGAGGTGAGAGAGGGTGTTCTCGAGGATCTGGTCACCGCCATCATCGAAGCACCGGATCGGGGAAGGGCGCTCTATGCAGCCGTGAT
The Acidobacteriota bacterium DNA segment above includes these coding regions:
- a CDS encoding tetratricopeptide repeat protein, translating into MDNSPNLSEREVFEAALQIVGEERDAYLQEIGEERPELEKRVRALLLAHDRTELVAMPLERPAPLPKEREHVGPYRLLEPLGEGGMGVVYIAEQTEPVRRRVALKLIKAGMDSKELLGRFHAERQALALMNHPNIARILDAGSTGDGRPYFVMEYVRGVQLLEYCDRRQLSIDERLALFVDICLAVQHAHQKGVIHRDIKPTNLLVEEVDGKATPKVIDFGIAKALHQRLSDITLHTRVGKIIGTPDYMSPEQAETSALDVDTRSDVYSLGAVLYELLTGLRPFNFRKKAFAEIQQILVERDPKPPSARVREGEEAAFARAQRRRADTETLFRTLRGDLDWIIMKALAKDRGRRYATASELAADIQRYRAREAVLARPPSTSYRIGRFVRRHSLMLTAAGLALLALLIGTLGTSIGLVRARQEAERAKVSAAVAEEVNRFLNDDLLAAVAPERQGIDVSVREVLDTAAQRIEGQFPDQPLVEASLRQTIGQTYSLLGVFDAGEPHLLRARSLFEEHLGPADAKTRGLYLRLGRLYRADGRLDEAEDALEKALRHAPPGPETADSVSLGALEDLAVVQYQAGDYERAEELYQRVLEARTRLAGRQDPETMRVLGNLAIVYRFLERWEEAEDIHREVLAINREHYGPEHPRTLNAISRFAALYLGWGRNGEAEELLEEALGPMRRVMGAEHPETLVMANNLGWLYLQQERYSAAEELLLENFEIKRRALGELHPSTVEGLQNLVILYQRTGDEERHADFLERYAETLRRVCEGPTARTRDRIDYANLLLTAAVPKLQDPTQALSVARQAVDATDRGDAEALMILARAQEQTGDHSQAVSTAREALGLTDEGSEVRSKLASLLAELNPSPANGAEGPAAGADPASL